One segment of Castanea sativa cultivar Marrone di Chiusa Pesio chromosome 3, ASM4071231v1 DNA contains the following:
- the LOC142627433 gene encoding transcription factor JUNGBRUNNEN 1-like, producing the protein MEVKKMSVLVNGCKDDEDFLPGFRFHPTDEELVGFYLQRKVDKKPTCLDLIKHIDIYKHDPWDLPTGSVGEKEWYFFCRRGKKYKNSVRPNRVTGSGFWKATGIDKAIYSVKEPHECIGLKKSLVYYRGSAGKGTKTDWMMHEFRLPANKSTNPSVTKNTTQEAEVWTLCRILKRDVSYKKWQEISTKPSLTDSSCTTSCSSESNIDRDRNLNFGASAAMENERKHFSDIYERNQFSAGQLSLTGEVPYMASCVSDLNPNGDDYSKEGNWDELMPMVEFVTDPSMPYSFR; encoded by the exons ATGGAGGTGAAGAAGATGAGTGTTTTAGTTAATGGTTGTAAAGATGACGAAGATTTCCTTCCTGGGTTTCGCTTTCATCCAACTGATGAAGAACTTGTAGGGTTTTATCTTCAAAGGAAGGTGGATAAGAAACCTACTTGTCTTGACCTCATCAAACATATTGATATATACAAACATGATCCATGGGATCTTCCAA CTGGTAGTGTTGGAGAAAAAGAGTGGTACTTCTTTTGCAGAAGAGGAAAAAAGTACAAGAATAGTGTAAGACCCAACAGGGTCACAGGATCTGGATTTTGGAAAGCTACTGGCATAGACAAGGCTATATATTCTGTCAAAGAACCTCATGAATGCATTGGCCTGAAAAAGTCCTTAGTCTATTACAGAGGAAGCGCTGGAAAAGGTACCAAGACTGATTGGATGATGCATGAGTTCCGTCTCCCAGCAAATAAAAGCACCAACCCTTCCGTCACTAAGAACACTACTCAAGAAGCA GAAGTTTGGACACTCTGTAGAATTTTAAAGCGAGATGTTTCTTATAAAAAGTGGCAAGAGATCTCTACTAAACCAAGTCTGACTGATTCAAGCTGTACAACATCATGCAGCTCTGAGTCCAACATTGACAGGGACAGGAATTTGAACTTTGGAGCTTCCGCTGCAATGGAAAATGAACGGAAGCATTTCAGTGATATCTATGAAAGGAACCAGTTCAGTGCAGGACAGCTGAGCTTAACAGGTGAAGTCCCATATATGGCTTCATGTGTTAGCGATTTGAACCCAAACGGAGATGATTATTCTAAAGAAGGAAACTGGGATGAGCTCATGCCAATGGTTGAATTTGTAACTGATCCATCAATGCCATATAGTTTTAGGTAG